The Fusarium fujikuroi IMI 58289 draft genome, chromosome FFUJ_chr01 sequence aggtaaggtatgTAATTAGCATGTGAGCCCTAAGGATCCCGACTATCCTGCACTGCAGCGAAACCACATCTGAATGGGAAGTTCTCTTGGGTACAGTAGTCACGAACTAAGCTAACAAAGGAACGACTTGCATTGAGATATCCCTGGACAAAGGGGAAGGCTCTTCGAGGCTTGAATCGGCCCCGGTTCTGATTCCTATTGCAGATATATGGCGCAATATTCACTCACTTCCCATTGATTGTCAAATTTCGAGGATAAAATCGCTCGGAATTATTTAAAATCTGACAGTTCTTGCAAGGGTCCAAGTAAAATAGCCGTctacctactccgtactccGTCGCAAGGCTAAATAAAAGTCTACCCTTGGCATCTGTCAAAGGCGTGGCGCTCCGGATATATCTCTTTGGTAATGCTATAGACTGGGAGTGTCTTATTACGACCAGTGATCTGATCCATTGTCTAGTGAAGGGTTTGTCGACTTTGTTGTGCCTCACGCCTGCATCTATGCCATGCTTCCCTCTCTGAACCTTGCATGTATTCCTCCAGTCTATACAATTTGTGGGTGCAGCGTCGAATTCGGTATGTTATTCAAGGATCTGCCCATTACGAGGCTCGCGGGAATCTTCCCCGGTCTAACAATACATAATTATATGCATGACACCGACTTCGGCAACTGGTAAACGTAATACATAGTCGAACCAAAATAAGTATAGGTCTCAAAGCTTGGTCAGATATAAGTAACATCCATTCAGTCGGGGGTGGATTCTCTGTCAAACGAAGGTCTCTTGGCAGCTCCGTTGGTGTATTATCTCCGATTTAATACCAGCATATAAGCAATGCTGCATCCGACGCTTTCCACTGTAGCAACACCGTTTCGATTCGAGACGGTCATATTGCTTGAAGTTGCTGCCAAATGTCAGATGTATGTAGTAACACACTCCCTCATCTTTTGTGAATTGCGGCACAGCAACTGACTGAACTTCCCCTGTGAAGGAGGGTAAGACATTCAGATCTGCAGCAACTCAAGCTAGCATAGATCCGGATGCTCAAGATTTGAGACGGTTATGGCCATGTCTGCGAGCTACCGTCAGCTTGAAATGCAATCTCCGAAACAGGCCTTTCTAGAGTGTTTATTGTCAAATCCTCCGCGTTCTAGTAGCGTAGCGTTACTGGTAGAACAATTAGAAAAAGTCAAAAACGCTTTGTGGAACCCGGCATTTAAGGCTTCCGACCATGAGAGGAAAAGGGCAGTTAGTTAGTggttttttattaaaagctGAAACGACGGGTAAGAGTTGAAACCGATACTGACAACGAAGCCTATGACACGGGCGTCAAACCCACCCCAAAGTTGattttccttcttggctACGTTAGTCGATGATCCGAGCCCTGCATCCGGTTGCAGTGGATATGAGAAACCCCTTGTGTCTGTCTGTGCAGGAGACTAGCTCCATCTGGCCGTAACTCCGAAGGATCACTAACATCAACCGTCTGGGATTCTTCTTCCAGTCTTGCACAGACATCGAACAAGAAACTCTTCAATTTCTGGCGTTCCGATCATGTCGTTGAAGAGTGATTCTGTCCTATTGAATGACCCAAGCTCGGTCTTTGCCCTAGTCCAATGCATATGAGTTTGGGGTCAACGAATATCATATCATGCCTCTGACCCTCGTCGATGAACCCGGGTAGTACTGGAAATGCCCAGAGTATCATTATAAAGGGCTGTACCAAAACTCTTCGGCCAATATTTGCAGTATAGGATTAGGATGTCGGGCCACATAACCGCAGCAATATGATCTTCACTATGGATCCGTTGTGGTTGCTTTGCTCGAATGTAACCCTAGAACCGAGACTGGGAGGGCGACCATGTGCCAGATACCAGTCGGAAGTTTGAGAATCATGTCACAACCTTCTAGCCACGCATTCTAGACGTTCGACATTGGTCGGGATTGCTGATGCCTGTCAGGTTGTGAGCCTAGTTTTGGGTATTGGTGTTCCTTCTCTTGGGCACGTCAAGACGGTAAGGGCCATGGCTGAGATAGCAGTCGCCTAACTTCTGCGTTTCATGATCTTTCCATAGGGTTGTTAGTGCAACCTCATTGCTCCGCCATAGGCCGTCTATGTTTCAATCGCGTAGGTTGGCGACTCCAGGCTGGGTAACCGAGAGTGATCCGCACACAGCGGACGATATCCAGATGCGTGGGCATTGCACGGGTTCAACACGATAATCTCGTGGGCCAAGACCAGAGACCCTGATGATCAGTCACAAAGCCCTTCAGTCAGCCTTTACGGGAAGGTCTTGCGAAGAGGCAATGAGAGCCCAATATTCTGGAACCAAACAAACAACTCTTAAATCCCCATCGAAATGCAACTCAATCACTCGTTGAGGAACCTGCAGGAAGTGGGAAAGCAACATGAGCTTCCTCTTACGACCACTTGGACCGAGCGTGAGACGAATCCTTGTGGACAGAAGAGGACCAAGGCTTGCTCAAGCCTTGAGCCAGTTCCAAGAACTAGAGAAGACGTTTGAGACCCTTGTCCCTGGCCCGGGGACCAAGCGGCGGAAACACGATCACTGGAACCGCTGTGATGGGCGACAGGATTATGGCCTTGAAGTACAGCCGCTCGGGAAGGATCAGAGCTGATTGTGATATGGTGTGTAGGTAATATATCAGCGACAAAACTTTAAAGCATCATAGTATATAGTGTTGAAATTCCATCTTGCGTACATGTGATCTGTATATTTGCGGACTGTTGAGTCTTGGCGCGCTTATGTTGAGCTGTTGTCTCTTTGGTTTCTGATCTTGGACAGCATCAAAGTGAGACTTTGAGGTGGTCCATGACACCACCACGAAGAAAAGCACACCCAGCTCAGACACGGATCCGACTACAGCCGAGTAACATATTCGTCAGCGTCTTATAAAGACGGGTGTTTTGTTATCCCCAAGTTGATACAAGATTGCAATGCCTTTTCCAttagatgatgaagagtgtAGGGTATCTATCTATATCTTGTCATGGCAGAACACGTGACTAGATGTATCTGACAGCGGTGTCGAGAGGAGTTATGAGATTTGCCGttatgcttcttctttaataaagttaaggtaTGTCGAGATTCAAATGCAATTACTTACCTGTAGTTTTTCAAGTAATACGAGGCCCTGAATCTATAACTCGTGTCACCAGAAGATGAAAATATATGTTGCTGACTCAGTGTCAGAAGTCACTCACTCACGCATGGAAATGGGTTATAGACTTAGCAGATAACCAGTGATGGTAAGAAGGGTGGATTAATTAAGTTTTGATATTGCGTATATTCAGATTTATATCAAATCTCACAAGAACAGCTTCTTGTGTTGCCAAGTACTGGGCTGAGGTGAACACTGTTTTTTTTGGCTGTTAATCTGCCCCGCTGGTGTTGTTTGTCATTCTAGCTTCACAGAGTCGCACAAATGACATAACTTGTGACCAACAACTGTGTACATCAATCAAGCTCTAAAACCACCTTCAATCCATTGTGCAGCTGTACTAAGCCGGCTATAGCTACTATACATAGTACAGTCTCGTATTGGATTCAACATAGGTAGCGAATTGCCTCAAACCGACTGAGTCACACAAATCATATCACTCAACGTCAGCCATGGGCAAAGACACTCCCCTTGTGTCATCTCGACGTCTCGCCAATGCTGAAGGCGATCCTGTCGCTGTTGTCCGCGTCCGAAATCTCCAAACGACTATTCAAGGCCCCAAAGATGCCTGGGGTCGAGGTTCTAAGCAGCAACCTCTTCTGATATCCGCCGAGGTGTCACTGACGCATGCGTTcccctcatcgtcgtcagaCGACAAGGTTGCTTCCGATACCGTTCACTATGGGCTCCTCAGCAAATCTATCCTCAGCACGCTGGACACGTTGCCCAGGTCAGCCCTGTCGTTGAGCGATGTGCTCAACAGGCTCTGGGTTGACCTTACTGGTTTCCAGTACACTGGCGTGAAGGAGCCTTCTGCCCAAAACACAAAGGCTTTCCTCGACACGGGCCTTATCCGAAGGCTCTCAGTCTCTCTCGTCCTGCCCAAGGCCTCGTTGATGGGAACTGCAATCCGACTCTCGGGGTCGTGTCTCTTCGCCGACTCAGCCGTCACCTCACGCAGTCTGGAGCTGGGTCTGGAAGGGATCAGAGTGCCGACACTCATCGGTGTCAACAGTAACGAGCGAAACGCTAAGCAAGTCGTCATCACAAACATCCGCATCGACGAATACCAAACCGCACACGATGACTATGCTGTCATTGAGAGCATCATTGTTGATGTAAGTAGATTACGAAAGGGCTGGTGGACAAACATGCTAATCGTCACAAAGGCCATGTCAGAATCGTCATTCGAAACTCTCGAGGCTTTGGCGGCAAGTCTGGCTTTCCATATTGCCCGGGAACTCAGGACCAAGCGTGACGATTTCTATGGACAAATCATTCGCATTGGACTCGAGAAGCCAACAGCAGTGCCTCTGGCCGAGGCTGCCTGTGTAGAGCTCACAGTCAAAACCGAAGATGTCAAGATCGAGGTCTCCAAGACGAAAGACGTTAGGTTTGATGATACTAGAAACCAGATTGCGCACTCGAATGACAGGAAATCGTAGTGCACTTAGGCTTAGGTAGAAGTTTGATACAGGGAGCAAAAAGTTGGTTGCATATGCCTATAAGGCTTCTTGGATGTATTATTCCCTTTTTAACTACTCAGATTCACTTTCTACAGTCTGAACATGCTGTAAATGAGGCAGTAGGTAGTATTGATTAACGTATATGACGTTACCAACACGGAAGCTTCAGCATATTCAGCATCTTCCAACGAAGACGCATCGCCGTAAGTGATACCAGTTTAGTGCCTCTCAACACTCACTTGTGAACCTCTATCCCTGCCCGTGGAACGTCTCCCTTGGTGACCTTCCGTACAAAGTCGGGATCCGGGTTGAAGAGCATGACGTGAAAGTGCTGCACAGTATTGACCGATTGCAAAGAACGCCAGTTCCTAAACCAAAGAACCTATGCACATGAGTCTCACAGATGGATCACGTATATGTAGTGACAGGAAAGACTCACATTCTCCTCTGGGATATGCGCTCGAAAGGTCTTTGTCACGAAATCATCAATCTCTTTCCTTGCTTTGTCCGTCAAATCTCCCGTGGCGGGATCATCTACGAGGCCGAACTTTGTCCACACGACAAGGTGCGCTATTCTCGGATCTATTCCGTAGGGGGCATCATTCCATAGGATCTTATAATCGTCCTCGAATTCAAACGGTGCTCCGCGCGGCGTCACTGGAGTACTCCATCCAAGACGATGCTCATGAATAAAGTTGGCGACACTGCCGTACTTCTGTTTCAGAGAGAATGCGAAAGCTTTGTAGCGTCTAAGCTCTGAGGGAACACGCATGAACTTCTCCAAGCGGTTTGTTTGGATGATGTCGCGGACCTCAGCCCAGGAGAAGATGTGGTACTCTTGGTCTGGGGTGGAGAGAATGCCTTGATCTTTCTTGTGGAGGCCTTGAAGAAAATCAGGGCACTCTTCGGTTCTCTGGTCCTCGGGGATGTTCATGTTCCAGAAAGGAAGAGTTTCTGTGCTCCCCATGGTTCCTAATGTTGAGTGAGATGAAGTTACGGTGAGACGGACTCTTCGTATTATTGGTGATTATATGGAGAGATCGAGGTGCAATTCCCAGACCGGATGTTGCCTGTAAAGGAACCAGTTTCAGCGCTACTTGAAGTTGATTGTCTCTTTGCCCAATATCTGGTCATGCGGCGTGTTcttgtgaggttgaagttcCATGAAGGGTTGAATGGTATGGTTGTGTCTCCACAGAGGGACACGCCACAGATAGGAGGGTGATAATGCAGAGAGGCACGAAAACCATGGCTAGTTGTAATATTGCCTAGTCTGCTGGTCACCCATATTGTTTTAATTCATAAAAACTATGAATCAGGCATCGTTATTGGTTTATTTATGATAAACAAGTGTTGTTTTTGTGGTAGATTCAGACCAAGTTTCTCAATTGTTACTCCGTACTTCAGTAGAGACATCCAAATGGGTCACTCTCGGGACAAACTCCACTACGACGGCAGATAAAAGGAGTTAGAGGTCCGGTGAGCCACTGCAATGCATATGACTGTCGTCTAGCTTCCGTGGTTGTGGAGGAGCTGTCAAGAAGCCCAGAGAAACAAGTGACGTGAAGCTGATGCCTTCAGTGTTAACCTGCTTGCTTTAGTAGGTAGGTTGCTTCCGTGCCAGGTATCCGTAAAATGGTGATGAATCTAGGGTAGCAAGATGAAAATTACTGGGTAGCTTCTCGTCCAGCCTCTTATCCAATGCCAAGGCCACGTGGAGTGATATAAGCCCGATGTAATACGGCAGGTCGAAGCTTGCATTTGACAGGCGTCTCTACTCCGTAAATCAGCCATATTTTAGTCTCCATTCTCTGACTGATTGGCCACGGAACGGAACGGGAGAGGCGTAATGTGAGCTGGGCTCCAAGTGTTCCAGATCTTCAATGGTTACCTATGCCTACGATATTACATACTCCCGGCCTTCTGATACATAATAATCACAACGCTTatgtcctcttctctcttcaaccttgTAAGCAAGAGTAGGCATCTTGCAGGGAGATCGACCGATGTACTGTAAAGATAGCGTCAAGACTAGCCATGATCAACCTCGTTGCATCCACTTCTGCTCATTTCGACTGGGCCCAAGCCTGTGAGGGTCCAACAAAAGAACCAATTACAGAGCCGAGATACTTGCTGTGTCTGGGCGTGAGCTTTGGGAGCTTTGGCCCcgttcctcgtcttcaactCTGGTTCACCGGTAAGAGGAGCTTTGGACCCTGGGGCATAAGCAACATGAATCAATCACCTTGTTGAACCATGGCAAATGGATGCCCCAAAAGAATCAGAAATTCACTCAGAACAAGACAAGGCGTAATGAGCGGTTTGTTTGCACTCGGGGGCAAATAGTATCATATTGATGAGGGATATCATGATGGTGGCGGCACACCAAGAAAAATCAACCATGATACCACCCAATCTTAATCAAGGTTGTCTGTCTCCCTTATTCTTATCCTCTCTCATTCTCGGACTCAACTGACTGCAACATTATATCTGCAAAGGACCGATCTCGAACATCCAGCCCGCAGGGAGCAAGGAACTTAAGACTTTAGAGGAGgatgctaaaataaactcagtaaagaGCCCCCTAAGTGTAGGCTAGAGCTACCTGAATATTTTCATCGTTATGGATAGAGGCTCCCCTAGCCAGTCTACCAGTCTCACCAACCTCGCACCTCGAGTGCTAATAATACCACAGCGGTAAATGGAAACAAGATACCGGGGATCCTGGCTGGTTGGCCCGCCGCAAGCCTACAAGGTGAGAGATCGCTGGTGCAAGTGGTGAAGTGGTGGGGTTTAATCCCCGTGGCATGGGTATCGTGAAGGTGAGCAGAAATGAACAATTACGACAACTCGATGATACGAGATGTGATAATAAACAACAATAGGGGAGACGAAGGCACTATTGAGCCTCATCTCACCTTTACCGCAAGCCATCAATCATAACTGGTCGGGAAAGATGAACAGGGACAGGTACCAGAGCATGGGGAACAAGCCTCCATTCCCCAACGGCcagggaagaaaaaaacaaaacaaaacacaTGGGAGCTGAGATGGCCTAGACCAGGTATAGTACCTAGGTGTAGTGTAGTATGTACTGTATCTCCAGTATCACCGAGTTAGTAGACGGTCTGCTCGACCATTGCGAGCTGGGTTGTCACCGCAAGTCTACGAATCTCGCCTCCTATGTTACCCAACCTTTACTAAATCTGCACCAACAAAAAGAGAGGCAATTGCTGgaaaaggacaagaagcagaatcAGTTGAGAGAGTGCAAGACAGAAAGAGAAGGGGAAGGGCAAAAAAACCgaaaccaaaaaaaaaaaaacgacTCGACGTCACTGTTACAACTTAGATTGCAGAAAAAGCGTCAATAGTTCTAAACTGCTGTCGTTGTTGGGCTTCTTTTGTCCACCTACGAAAAAGCTCCCTCGCCACCCCCACCAAGTCTACTAGCAACAGCTGCAAGCCCGGCATCACCGCCCCGCATCTAACTATGGCgcgctggtgctggtgctggtgctggtgctggcgcTGGCCTCCCCTTTCCCTCTCGCTCCCGTTCGTTTATTAGCTGCTTGACCTGCTTGACCTGGTTACCTTGATTcattcctctcctctctctctctctgtttTTCTCTCCATTAACAACTTCttgatccttctcctctttcttcacatcccccccccccccccccaaagGCTATCTGCTACTCCCGTTGGCTCCCATCGTGCTACTCTAATTCCACCTCATTAATATTCTCCACGATTCGACCGACTGACTCCCTTCACAATGGCCAGTGCTATCAAGAGTGCGCTGCCTACCCACCTCAAGCCCAACAGCGGCGATGAGCAGGGCAATGAGCGTCGTCATGGCAAGACGCGCAGTCACATGGTGAGTTGATGTGAATCAAGAAAGATACTGATTTACCTCCCCATCATCACATGCCACACTATACAAAACAGATGCGATTGCGTACCTTTGTCCGCCCACGGCGAAGCTTCACTGTATCTCAAAAGCTCATTCGTGACGCTCATTATCAGTCATATGGATGTCGAGGCACTTGACATGGCTGCAAACAGGCTCGCTTTTCCACATATCTTCACATCTGTCAGATGGACTTGGTTACCGCTCGCGCATGCACTCGAAGCTTCATGGCTTTAAAGTTCCTCGATGAGGGTGCAAAGCTTCGtccttctctcttcttcaaaaaCAGCCTGTATCATATTCTTTACCAAACACAATACTAACCCATCATGCTCCAGGCTTTCGAGAATACCTCCACCAACGTCGCTGCTGCTCAGATGCGAAATGCTCTGACCAACCTCGCCGAGACCGTCAAGGATCCCGAACAAAAGAAGGCAAGTCCTTCAACTCGAAACGTGTGATTCCCGAACCAGTCAAGACTAACCAGACGGCAGTTGTTCGAGACTGAGATGGACAACTTCTTCGCCCTTTTCCGACGATATCTTaacgacaaggccaagggcaacGCCGTGTATGCCTCCCTCCCGACCAGATATATGCCACAATACGACAGTTGCTGACGATAGTTTAGAGACTGGGATCGCATTGCCCCTCCCGCTCAGGGTCAGGTTGTCGATTACGAGGATCTTGCCAACACCGAGTCTGTCCAGTTCCTCAACAAGCTGGCtgttctcaagctcaacggTGGTCTGGGAACCTCCATGGGTTGTGTCGGCCCCAAGTCCGTTATTGAGGTCCGTGACGGCATGTCCTTCCTCGATCTTTCCGTCCGACAGATTGAGTACCTGAACCGTACCTACGACGTCAACGTCCCTTTCATTCTTATGAACTCCTTCAACACAAATGACGACACTGCCGCCATTATCAAGAAGTATGAGGGCCACAACGTCGATATCCTTACCTTCAACCAGTCTCGATACCCCAGAGTATACAAGGACTCTCTCCTCCCCGTCCCCAAGGATAACGACTCCCCCATCAACGAGTGGTACCCCCCTGGCCACGGTGACGTTTTCGAGTCCCTCTACAACTCTGGCATTCTcgacaagcttctcgagcgAGGTATTGAGATCATCTTCCTTTCCAACGTCGACAACCTGGGCGCCGTGGTCGACCTTCGCATCCTCCAGCACATGATGGAGACAAACGCTGAGTACATCATGGAGCtgaccaacaagaccaaggccgaCGTCAAGGGTGGTACCATCATCGACTACGAGGGCTCAGTCCGCCTGCTCGAAATTGCCCAGGTACCCAAGGAGCATGTCAATGAGTTCAAGTCtatcaagaagttcaagtacttcaacaccaacaacatctgGCTCAACCTAAAGGCCATCAAGCGTGTGGTAGAGAATGACGaactggagatggagattaTCCCCAATGGCAAGACCATCCCTGGTGACAAGAAGGGCGAGTCTGATATCTCTATCATCCAGCTCGAGACCGCTGTCGGTGCTGCTATCCGTCACTTCAACAACGCTCACGGTGTCAACGTTCCCCGTCGACGATTCTTGCCCGTCAAGACCTGTTCCGACCTGATGCTGGTCAAGTCTGACCTCTACACATTGAAGCACGGCCAGCTTCAAATGAGCGCCGCTCGCTTCGGTGACGCGCCCCTGATCAAGCTTGGTGGTGACTTCAAGAAGGTCTCAGACTTCCAGAAGCGAATTCCCTCCATTCCTAAggtgctggagctggatCACCTCACCATCACCGGTGCTGTCAATCTTGGCCGCGGCGTAACGCTCAAGGGCACTGTTA is a genomic window containing:
- a CDS encoding related to dihydroneopterin aldolase; this translates as MGKDTPLVSSRRLANAEGDPVAVVRVRNLQTTIQGPKDAWGRGSKQQPLLISAEVSLTHAFPSSSSDDKVASDTVHYGLLSKSILSTLDTLPRSALSLSDVLNRLWVDLTGFQYTGVKEPSAQNTKAFLDTGLIRRLSVSLVLPKASLMGTAIRLSGSCLFADSAVTSRSLELGLEGIRVPTLIGVNSNERNAKQVVITNIRIDEYQTAHDDYAVIESIIVDAMSESSFETLEALAASLAFHIARELRTKRDDFYGQIIRIGLEKPTAVPLAEAACVELTVKTEDVKIEVSKTKDVRFDDTRNQIAHSNDRKS
- a CDS encoding probable UTP-glucose-1-phosphate uridylyltransferase, with product MASAIKSALPTHLKPNSGDEQGNERRHGKTRSHMAFENTSTNVAAAQMRNALTNLAETVKDPEQKKASPSTRNLFETEMDNFFALFRRYLNDKAKGNAVDWDRIAPPAQGQVVDYEDLANTESVQFLNKLAVLKLNGGLGTSMGCVGPKSVIEVRDGMSFLDLSVRQIEYLNRTYDVNVPFILMNSFNTNDDTAAIIKKYEGHNVDILTFNQSRYPRVYKDSLLPVPKDNDSPINEWYPPGHGDVFESLYNSGILDKLLERGIEIIFLSNVDNLGAVVDLRILQHMMETNAEYIMELTNKTKADVKGGTIIDYEGSVRLLEIAQVPKEHVNEFKSIKKFKYFNTNNIWLNLKAIKRVVENDELEMEIIPNGKTIPGDKKGESDISIIQLETAVGAAIRHFNNAHGVNVPRRRFLPVKTCSDLMLVKSDLYTLKHGQLQMSAARFGDAPLIKLGGDFKKVSDFQKRIPSIPKVLELDHLTITGAVNLGRGVTLKGTVIIVATEGSTIDIPPGSILENVVVQGSLRLLEH